Proteins co-encoded in one Pelobates fuscus isolate aPelFus1 chromosome 5, aPelFus1.pri, whole genome shotgun sequence genomic window:
- the LOC134612310 gene encoding olfactory receptor 11L1-like: protein MTVGNASRVTELILLGFGNLYGFKILIFMIFLNIFLFTVTGNLLIIVLVSISHHLHSPMYFFLCHLSMSDIVLSTNTLPNLLDTILNGGKRMTIPGCITQYYFYSGIIITECFLLAVMSYDRYLAICVPLRYTLIMDITLRTCLSVFTWMLGFTMNLIGIIPISNFQFCDGNIIEHIYCEFSPLQKLSCSDTSLVEFIAIVFSTPIFICPCGFIILTYIHIFLMILRIPFTAGRQKTFSTCSSHLLVIGAFYGTLIMKYMIPSIGHFLLMNKIISLLHTVFTPLFNPLVYSLRNQDIRIALRKIF from the coding sequence ATGACTGTAGGGAATGCATCAAGAGTCACAGAACTCATACTTCTAGGCTTTGGAAATCTTTATGGTTTCAAAATTTTAATTTTCATGATATTCCTTAACATTTTCTTGTTCACAGTAACAGGAAATCTTCTGATCATTGTGTTAGTTTCAATCAGTCATCACCTTCATTCTCCCATGTACTTCTTCCTTTGTCATCTATCAATGTCTGATATTGTGCTCTCAACAAATACTCTTCCCAatttactggatacaatcttaAACGGAGGGAAAAGAATGACAATTCCTGGCTGTATAACTCAATACTATTTCTATAGTGGCATAATTATTACCGAATGTTTCCTGCTTGCAGTGATGTCCTATGATCGATACCTGGCTATATGTGTCCCATTGCGTTACACCTTAATCATGGACATTACACTgcgtacctgtctgtctgtctttactTGGATGTTAGGATTTACTATGAACCTAATAGGTATCATACCTATATCCAACTTCCAGTTCTGTGATGGAAACATCATTGAACATATATATTGTGAATTTTCACCTCTTCAAAAACTTTCATGTTCAGACACGTCTCTGGTGGAATTTATAGCCATTGTATTCTCTACACCTATCTTTATATGTCCTTGTGGTTTTATCATATTGACTTATATTCATATATTCCTTATGATACTTAGGATCCCATTTACAGCCGGAAGACAAAAAACCTTTTCAACCTGCAGTTCCCACCTTCTAGTGATTGGTGCATTCTATGGGACATTAATAATGAAATATATGATACCATCTATAGGTCATTTCCTGCTTATGAATAAGATTATATCATTGCTGCATACTGTGTTCACACCCCTGTTTAACCCTTTAGTTTACAGTCTAAGAAACCAAGACATCAGGATAGCACTAAGGAAGATTTTCTAA